Proteins from one Deinococcus sp. AB2017081 genomic window:
- a CDS encoding dienelactone hydrolase family protein, whose amino-acid sequence MAELLVFHHAQGQTAGFLAFADDLRSAGHVVHTPDLYHGRTFDTLEAGIGYARDVGFGALLDSGVRAADGLPDGLVYVGFSMGVMPAQQLAQTRPGARGALLLHACVPASEFGGWPDGVPVQIHAMDADPFFVEDGDIDAARDLVASVPDAELFLYPGDQHLFADRSLPSYDAAAAEVLTRRVLDFLNSR is encoded by the coding sequence ATGGCTGAACTTCTCGTGTTTCATCACGCCCAGGGCCAGACGGCCGGATTCCTCGCCTTTGCAGACGATCTGCGCAGTGCCGGGCACGTGGTACACACGCCCGACCTGTACCACGGCCGCACCTTCGACACCCTGGAGGCCGGGATCGGATACGCCAGGGACGTGGGCTTCGGTGCCCTGCTGGACAGCGGCGTGCGGGCGGCCGACGGCCTTCCCGACGGCCTCGTCTATGTCGGCTTTTCCATGGGTGTCATGCCCGCGCAGCAGCTCGCGCAGACCCGCCCCGGCGCACGCGGGGCGCTGCTGCTGCACGCCTGCGTGCCCGCCTCCGAATTCGGCGGGTGGCCGGACGGCGTGCCGGTGCAGATCCACGCCATGGACGCTGACCCCTTCTTCGTGGAGGACGGCGACATCGACGCGGCCCGCGATCTGGTGGCCTCGGTGCCGGACGCCGAACTGTTCCTGTATCCGGGCGACCAGCACCTCTTTGCAGACCGCAGCCTGCCGTCCTACGACGCGGCGGCGGCCGAGGTGCTGACCCGGCGCGTCCTCGATTTCCTGAACTCGCGCTGA
- a CDS encoding 2,3-bisphosphoglycerate-independent phosphoglycerate mutase translates to MSDLLDTIRDLAKKTDSKILMVVLDGIGGLPLELNGDTELATAKTPNLDALARESQLGAVELVGAGITPGSGPGHLSLFGYDPLKYVVGRGALSAVGIGVKLGAGDVAVRGNFATLGKDRIVDDRRAGRPSDEKNAEIVGKLRAAIADIDGTPVEIYTESEHRFVVVFRADGGPALGANLSDVDPQATGVQPMTAVAHDDASVKTADLVNAFVTRAEAALQGESQVNGVLFRGYSDVPHFPSFDDAYQLRAACIASYPMYKGLASLVGMDVLTVEGHEDALDGKVQALTDNWSKYDFFYFHVKKTDSTGEDGDFQAKVKKIELFDQLLPQLLALNPDVIAIVGDHSTPSKLATHSWHPVPLLIHSQYGRKDAATRYTEDEALRGSLGLRRGTDVMPLLMANALKLNKYGA, encoded by the coding sequence ATGAGCGACCTGCTGGACACCATCCGTGACCTCGCCAAGAAGACCGACAGCAAGATCCTGATGGTCGTGCTCGACGGGATCGGCGGCCTGCCGCTGGAACTGAACGGCGATACCGAACTCGCCACGGCGAAGACCCCCAACCTCGACGCGCTGGCCCGCGAATCGCAGCTCGGGGCCGTGGAACTCGTCGGCGCGGGCATCACGCCCGGCAGCGGCCCCGGCCACCTGAGCCTGTTCGGCTACGACCCCCTGAAGTACGTCGTGGGGCGCGGTGCCCTGTCGGCCGTGGGGATCGGCGTGAAGCTGGGCGCGGGTGACGTCGCCGTGCGCGGCAACTTCGCCACCCTGGGCAAAGACCGGATCGTCGACGACCGCCGCGCCGGCCGCCCCAGCGACGAGAAGAACGCCGAGATCGTCGGGAAGCTCCGCGCCGCCATTGCCGACATCGACGGCACCCCGGTCGAGATCTACACCGAGAGCGAGCACCGCTTCGTCGTCGTGTTCCGTGCAGATGGCGGCCCGGCGCTGGGAGCGAACCTCAGCGACGTCGATCCGCAGGCCACCGGCGTGCAGCCCATGACCGCCGTGGCCCACGACGACGCCAGCGTGAAGACTGCCGACCTGGTCAACGCCTTCGTCACGCGGGCCGAGGCCGCCCTGCAGGGCGAGTCGCAGGTCAACGGCGTCCTGTTCCGGGGCTACAGCGACGTGCCCCACTTCCCCAGCTTCGACGACGCCTACCAGCTCCGGGCCGCGTGCATCGCCAGTTACCCCATGTACAAGGGGCTGGCCAGCCTGGTCGGCATGGATGTCCTGACGGTCGAGGGCCACGAAGACGCGCTGGACGGCAAGGTGCAGGCCCTGACAGATAACTGGAGCAAGTACGACTTCTTCTACTTCCACGTCAAGAAGACCGACAGCACCGGCGAGGACGGCGATTTCCAGGCCAAGGTCAAGAAGATCGAACTCTTCGACCAGCTCCTGCCCCAGCTGCTGGCCCTGAATCCCGACGTGATCGCCATCGTCGGTGACCACAGCACGCCCAGCAAGCTCGCCACGCACTCGTGGCATCCCGTTCCGCTGCTGATCCACAGCCAGTACGGGCGCAAGGACGCGGCCACCCGCTACACCGAGGACGAGGCGCTGCGCGGCAGCCTGGGCCTGCGCCGGGGCACGGACGTGATGCCGCTGCTGATGGCGAATGCGCTGAAGTTGAACAAGTACGGGGCGTAA